One segment of Corynebacterium atrinae DNA contains the following:
- a CDS encoding multidrug ABC transporter permease, whose amino-acid sequence MFINTLASEWTKLRTTRSFWWTTALFVLMSVGWAGVMGYTAMEADGGFPTIWASSTASAAYLLGFCVLMIQAIMIITTEYRYQVQSVTYLGTPRRWTVALAKLLLYAAIAAILTFLVIVAGFLLADALAPASAAALFEPFKDESALLIMWTYPAAAAAVVMFSQGMALLLRQTAGTVALMLVWFMGLEGIVRLIPNWGNDIARFLPFENLNAFIMDIPLQDAPWGVHGSGVYFFAWAVALWVLGVFALQRRDA is encoded by the coding sequence ATGTTCATCAACACCCTTGCTTCCGAATGGACCAAGCTGCGCACCACCCGCTCTTTCTGGTGGACCACCGCCCTTTTCGTCCTCATGTCCGTCGGCTGGGCTGGCGTCATGGGGTACACCGCGATGGAAGCCGACGGCGGGTTCCCCACCATCTGGGCCTCGTCAACCGCCTCGGCCGCCTATCTGCTGGGCTTCTGTGTCCTCATGATCCAAGCGATCATGATCATCACCACCGAATACCGCTACCAAGTCCAATCGGTGACGTACCTGGGCACGCCCCGACGCTGGACCGTCGCCCTAGCAAAGCTGCTGCTCTACGCCGCCATCGCCGCGATCTTGACCTTCCTGGTCATCGTCGCTGGCTTCCTGCTTGCCGACGCCCTCGCCCCCGCCTCCGCCGCCGCCCTCTTCGAGCCGTTCAAGGATGAGTCCGCCCTCCTCATCATGTGGACCTACCCGGCCGCCGCCGCGGCCGTGGTCATGTTCTCCCAGGGCATGGCGCTGCTTCTTCGCCAAACGGCCGGCACCGTGGCCCTCATGCTCGTGTGGTTCATGGGGTTAGAGGGCATCGTGCGCCTCATCCCTAATTGGGGCAATGACATTGCCCGCTTCCTGCCCTTTGAAAACCTCAACGCCTTCATCATGGACATCCCACTCCAGGATGCGCCATGGGGGGTCCACGGTTCGGGCGTCTATTTCTTCGCCTGGGCCGTCGCGCTCTGGGTCTTGGGCGTGTTTGCCTTGCAGCGGCGGGATGCCTGA
- a CDS encoding NUDIX domain-containing protein, whose product MEGDGNGWAVGPGGVRVWGRFGAAGLMLLAGSGEQRQVLLQHRAQWTNQGGTWALPGGARDSHETTIEAALREAVEETSLEPSLVEVLHAEVTAGPSPGAKWTYTTVIARTVTGKPLRVTPNEESLELRWVPLRALDELPLMPAFASALPGLLQVIHRLSP is encoded by the coding sequence ATGGAAGGTGATGGAAACGGCTGGGCCGTCGGCCCCGGAGGAGTACGCGTGTGGGGCCGTTTCGGGGCGGCCGGGTTGATGCTCTTGGCTGGTTCCGGGGAGCAGCGGCAGGTGCTCTTGCAGCACCGCGCCCAATGGACCAACCAGGGTGGTACCTGGGCGTTGCCGGGCGGGGCACGGGATTCCCACGAAACCACCATCGAGGCAGCTTTGCGCGAGGCTGTGGAAGAAACCTCCCTCGAACCCAGCCTCGTCGAGGTGCTGCACGCCGAGGTGACCGCGGGGCCGTCCCCTGGTGCCAAATGGACCTACACCACCGTCATCGCGCGGACGGTGACGGGCAAGCCGCTGCGGGTCACTCCCAACGAGGAATCCCTCGAACTACGGTGGGTGCCATTGCGCGCACTGGACGAGTTGCCGCTCATGCCCGCCTTCGCAAGCGCACTCCCGGGGCTTCTACAGGTCATTCACAGGCTTTCTCCCTGA
- a CDS encoding serine/threonine protein kinase: MSTQQPPSSAFPQDETPTTGVVHEELIDLDDSPTGTQAVAFDPFAEDDEELDDDWGNYDESMGDISALLADLDNLRDHSPAAPSKELSKRDDTSARARQLALSTFRERRGAERTGRTVADGMVNLPFVRPSDPEDALIDPTEAVEKKGIPEPQLHPGDMVAGQYEILGVIAYGGMGWIYLANDHHVSGRHVVLKGLQSTKSADEQGAAIAEREFLADITHPGIVKIFNFIDDPRVPSGFIVMEFVGGPSLRSRRNDQESHVLPIDLAIAYILEVLPALDYLHSRGVVYNDLKPDNIIVTEDQVKLIDLGAVSGIGAFGFIYGTKGFQAPEVGAEGPSVASDIYTVGRTLAALTVHLPKEDGVYLPGLPNPTEVPTFRKYLSFYRFLERACHPDPKRRFDSVKEMSTQLYGVLREVLAVRDGEQFPAQHSLFSPQRTTFGTKHLVFRTDQLIDGIDRTVRITSPEVVAALPAPLIDRSDVGAAMLSGSSYTEPQEALETLRQAMKTPEYEQSAEIPLGVVRAMLDLGFTGQARTWLTSLEGRLGHDWRYQWYAGVTALLLDDYSSAQRHFAEVLRILPGEAAPKLALAAVDELILQQLGFHHSQLIPEKTARAASYLGSTLDTLDGEELTQLTKNWSYETQDPAMLRFSAMRLYGLVWVTNSTTVSSAFGLARQLMAENQIEMAVAALDKVPQASRHHRMAQLTTILQLISGTLTESRIRRAARRLEEIPTNEPRFLQIKIAVMSAGLNFLRNAGVDTAASPNDLFEFHFTQRGLRRGLAETLRLQARQAPFPIHRYTLVDMANQVRPVTWF; this comes from the coding sequence ATGAGCACCCAGCAGCCGCCCTCATCCGCCTTCCCGCAGGACGAAACCCCGACCACTGGTGTCGTCCACGAGGAGCTGATCGATCTCGACGATTCTCCGACCGGCACCCAGGCCGTCGCCTTCGACCCCTTCGCCGAGGACGATGAGGAGTTGGACGATGACTGGGGGAATTATGACGAGTCGATGGGTGACATTTCCGCCCTCCTCGCCGACCTGGACAATCTGCGAGACCACAGCCCCGCCGCCCCGAGCAAGGAGCTGTCGAAGCGCGACGATACTTCCGCCAGGGCTCGTCAGCTAGCGCTCTCGACCTTCCGTGAGCGACGCGGAGCGGAACGAACCGGCCGCACCGTCGCCGACGGCATGGTTAACCTGCCGTTTGTACGCCCCTCAGACCCGGAAGACGCACTCATTGATCCGACCGAGGCGGTAGAAAAGAAAGGGATCCCGGAGCCGCAGCTGCACCCCGGTGATATGGTCGCCGGGCAGTACGAGATTCTGGGCGTCATCGCCTATGGCGGCATGGGCTGGATCTACCTGGCCAATGATCATCACGTGTCGGGCCGTCACGTGGTTCTCAAGGGGCTGCAGTCAACCAAGTCTGCTGATGAACAGGGTGCCGCGATCGCGGAGCGGGAGTTTTTGGCGGACATTACGCACCCCGGCATCGTGAAGATTTTTAACTTTATCGACGACCCGCGGGTGCCCAGCGGCTTCATCGTCATGGAGTTCGTGGGCGGACCTTCGCTGCGCAGCCGCCGAAACGACCAAGAGTCCCACGTCCTTCCCATTGACCTGGCTATCGCCTACATCCTCGAGGTCCTGCCCGCCCTTGACTATTTGCACTCGCGCGGAGTGGTCTATAACGATCTCAAGCCGGACAACATCATCGTCACCGAGGACCAAGTCAAACTCATTGACTTGGGCGCGGTCTCGGGCATCGGGGCCTTTGGATTCATCTACGGCACGAAGGGCTTCCAAGCCCCTGAGGTTGGCGCGGAGGGGCCGAGCGTGGCCAGCGACATCTACACCGTCGGCCGGACGTTAGCGGCGCTGACGGTGCACCTACCGAAGGAAGACGGCGTCTACTTGCCGGGGTTGCCCAACCCTACGGAGGTGCCCACCTTCCGCAAGTATTTGAGCTTCTACCGTTTCTTGGAACGTGCTTGTCATCCCGACCCGAAGCGCCGCTTCGATTCCGTCAAAGAAATGTCCACCCAGCTCTACGGGGTGCTGCGTGAGGTCCTGGCGGTGCGCGACGGGGAACAGTTCCCCGCCCAGCATTCTCTGTTTTCCCCGCAGAGAACCACGTTTGGCACCAAGCACCTCGTGTTCCGCACTGACCAGCTCATCGACGGCATCGATCGGACGGTGCGAATCACCTCCCCCGAAGTCGTCGCCGCGTTACCCGCCCCCCTCATCGACCGCAGTGACGTGGGTGCAGCCATGCTGTCTGGCTCCTCCTACACCGAACCGCAGGAGGCCCTGGAAACCCTCCGCCAAGCGATGAAGACCCCGGAATACGAGCAGTCGGCAGAAATCCCGCTCGGTGTCGTCCGCGCCATGCTTGACCTTGGGTTTACCGGCCAGGCCCGCACGTGGTTGACCTCGTTGGAGGGACGTTTGGGCCACGATTGGCGCTACCAGTGGTACGCGGGTGTAACCGCCCTACTCCTCGATGACTACTCCAGCGCCCAACGCCACTTCGCCGAAGTCCTGCGCATTCTGCCCGGCGAGGCCGCGCCGAAGCTGGCGCTGGCCGCCGTGGATGAGTTGATCCTCCAGCAGCTAGGATTCCACCACTCCCAGCTCATCCCCGAAAAGACCGCGCGGGCGGCCTCCTACCTGGGAAGCACGTTGGACACCCTCGACGGGGAGGAACTCACCCAGCTGACCAAGAATTGGTCCTACGAGACCCAGGACCCCGCCATGCTGCGCTTTTCCGCCATGCGCCTCTACGGCTTGGTGTGGGTCACCAACTCCACGACCGTGTCCTCCGCCTTCGGCCTTGCTCGCCAGCTCATGGCCGAGAACCAGATTGAGATGGCGGTCGCCGCGCTGGATAAGGTGCCGCAGGCCTCCCGCCACCATCGCATGGCCCAGCTGACCACCATCTTGCAGCTCATTTCGGGCACCCTGACGGAGTCGCGCATTCGCCGCGCCGCCCGCCGGTTGGAGGAGATCCCCACCAACGAGCCGCGCTTTTTGCAGATCAAGATCGCCGTCATGTCGGCGGGCCTGAACTTTCTACGCAACGCCGGAGTGGATACAGCCGCCTCCCCCAACGACCTCTTCGAGTTCCACTTCACCCAGCGGGGCCTGCGCCGCGGGCTGGCGGAAACGCTGCGCCTGCAGGCTCGCCAGGCGCCCTTCCCCATCCATCGCTACACCCTGGTCGACATGGCCAACCAGGTCCGCCCCGTCACCTGGTTCTAA
- a CDS encoding glutamate ABC transporter substrate-binding protein: MPTRRIMASLAALLSVSLAASACTSLNFESLHPTATPDDEDRPAAHAYGPPLPAGATVENPGEQPPQEINTNDIIGSFRPDDLDPLERIPRIVHRGRIIVGVDQSQNLLSYRDSVTGELRGFEVDLAREISRDIFGDPDRVDFRFIESASRAEALENHEVDIVIRTMTVTRLRQEQVLFSTPYLTTDSRLLVIKNSDIKGVDQLPGRTVCVTDGSTALEKARLNAPQSRILKTRSWADCLVALQQHQADAILSDDTILSGIAAQDPYTTIVGSTLASESYAVAMPLPDRLYDSVPLTRQVNSTIERLFRDGTWWDMYNRWFAAYNATAGPPPLNYRPEDSAEKAPEE, translated from the coding sequence ATGCCCACCCGCCGGATCATGGCCTCCCTGGCCGCGCTATTGAGTGTCAGCCTCGCCGCGTCCGCCTGCACCTCGCTCAACTTCGAATCTCTGCATCCCACGGCCACGCCCGATGATGAAGATCGCCCCGCCGCGCACGCCTACGGCCCGCCCCTACCGGCCGGAGCCACCGTGGAGAACCCGGGTGAGCAGCCGCCGCAGGAGATCAACACGAACGACATCATCGGCTCCTTCCGCCCAGACGATCTCGACCCACTCGAGCGTATTCCCCGGATCGTCCATCGGGGTCGCATCATCGTCGGGGTTGACCAGTCACAAAATTTGCTGTCATATCGTGATTCCGTCACCGGTGAGCTCCGGGGCTTCGAGGTGGACCTCGCCCGGGAGATCTCCCGGGATATTTTCGGCGACCCAGACCGGGTTGATTTCCGTTTCATCGAGTCCGCCTCGCGGGCGGAGGCGCTCGAAAACCACGAGGTAGACATCGTTATCCGCACGATGACGGTGACGCGCCTGCGTCAGGAACAGGTCCTGTTTTCCACCCCCTACCTCACCACCGACTCGCGCCTGCTGGTGATCAAGAACTCGGACATCAAGGGAGTGGATCAGCTGCCGGGCCGGACGGTGTGCGTCACCGATGGTTCCACCGCATTGGAAAAGGCCCGGCTTAATGCACCGCAATCACGGATTCTCAAAACCCGAAGCTGGGCGGACTGCCTCGTCGCTCTCCAGCAACACCAAGCCGACGCTATTTTGTCGGATGACACGATCCTCTCCGGTATCGCTGCGCAGGACCCGTACACGACGATCGTCGGCAGCACGCTGGCCTCTGAATCCTATGCGGTCGCTATGCCACTGCCCGATAGGCTTTATGATTCGGTGCCGCTGACTAGGCAAGTTAACTCAACTATCGAGCGATTATTCCGGGACGGGACGTGGTGGGATATGTATAACCGCTGGTTCGCGGCCTACAACGCCACTGCCGGTCCGCCTCCGCTGAATTATCGCCCGGAAGACTCCGCCGAGAAAGCCCCAGAGGAATAA
- a CDS encoding ABC transporter ATP-binding protein gives MIQLEGLTKHYGQVRAVDVLTFTVEPGVVTGFLGPNGAGKSTTMRMILGLDNPTSGTALIDGRPFRDFRRPLKQVGALLDAKAVHPNRSAANHLKWMAQSNGIPKRRVDEVLGLVGLSDVASKKAGGFSLGMGQRLGLAGALLGDPRVLILDEPVNGLDPEGIRWVRGLLKALAAEGRTILISSHLLSEMALTADRLVVIGRGRLVADTTTHQFIREHSAAVVQVRTERQESFAARLAELGFSSTTTTDPDGRPVLEVPNRSTDEIGALAFAEGFAVRELALRQASLEDAFMDSTNDSVQYQASSQEAK, from the coding sequence ATGATTCAGCTTGAAGGTCTGACCAAGCACTATGGCCAGGTCCGCGCCGTCGATGTTCTCACATTCACGGTCGAACCCGGGGTAGTCACCGGCTTCCTCGGCCCCAACGGTGCTGGCAAATCCACCACCATGCGAATGATCCTGGGGCTGGACAACCCCACCTCCGGCACCGCGCTTATCGACGGCCGCCCCTTCCGCGACTTTCGCCGCCCCCTCAAGCAGGTGGGCGCCTTGCTGGACGCCAAAGCCGTCCATCCCAACCGCTCCGCGGCCAACCACCTGAAGTGGATGGCGCAGTCCAACGGTATTCCCAAGCGCCGGGTCGACGAGGTGCTCGGCCTCGTCGGGCTCAGCGACGTTGCTTCTAAGAAAGCCGGCGGCTTTTCCCTTGGTATGGGCCAGCGTCTCGGACTGGCCGGGGCTTTGCTGGGCGATCCCCGGGTCCTCATCCTCGATGAGCCCGTCAACGGCCTCGACCCGGAAGGAATTCGCTGGGTCCGCGGCCTGCTCAAGGCGCTAGCCGCCGAGGGCCGCACCATCCTCATTAGCTCGCATTTGCTCTCTGAGATGGCCCTGACCGCCGACCGCCTCGTCGTCATCGGCCGGGGCCGCCTCGTCGCCGATACCACCACCCACCAGTTCATCCGCGAGCACTCGGCCGCCGTCGTCCAGGTCCGCACCGAGCGGCAGGAGTCCTTCGCCGCCCGCCTCGCGGAGCTCGGGTTTTCTTCCACCACCACGACTGATCCCGACGGCCGTCCCGTCCTCGAGGTCCCCAACCGCAGTACCGACGAAATCGGCGCGCTGGCCTTCGCCGAGGGCTTTGCCGTCCGCGAGCTGGCGCTGCGCCAAGCCAGCCTGGAGGATGCCTTCATGGACTCCACCAACGACTCGGTTCAGTACCAGGCCAGCTCCCAGGAGGCCAAGTAA